A stretch of the Lineus longissimus chromosome 12, tnLinLong1.2, whole genome shotgun sequence genome encodes the following:
- the LOC135496762 gene encoding transmembrane protein 107-like isoform X1, which yields MSSSIDGLVPTRFLCLVAHLIVTIMIFWVRDYNVKASLASGYTQEEYTAKDTELIIGLSVALGLFALEFIGFFGGISMFMHSQGLISIAAHCSAAVALTYFLFEQWDIGRYWWVFAFCSCVPGVLEIVVWIAVLGLKRGF from the exons ATGTCGTCCTCAATTGATGGATTGGTGCCTACGAGATTCTTGTGTCTCGTTGCTCACTTGATAGTCACAATAATGATATTCTGGGTTCGG GATTATAATGTGAAAGCAAGTCTTGCATCTGGTTACACACAAGAAGAATACACTGCTAAGGACACAGA GCTCATCATTGGTTTATCAGTGGCTCTAggactttttgctttagaatttATAGGTTTCTTTGGAGGAATATCCATGTTCATGCATTCACAGGGTCTTATAT CTATCGCGGCCCATTGCTCTGCAGCTGTTGCATTGACCTACTTCTTGTTCGAACAGTGGGACATCGGACGATATTGGTGGGTTTTCGCCTTTTGCAGCTGTGTTCCGGGAGTCCTGGAGATTGTGGTCTGGATAGCGGTGCTGGGACTCAAACGTGGCTTCTAA
- the LOC135496762 gene encoding transmembrane protein 107-like isoform X2 yields the protein MSSSIDGLVPTRFLCLVAHLIVTIMIFWVRDYNVKASLASGYTQEEYTAKDTELIIGLSVALGLFALEFIGFFGGISMFMHSQGLISITAHAAGAGALTYFFFWRWTIIDFWMITAWANGLPALLDLIILINKRCIRRL from the exons ATGTCGTCCTCAATTGATGGATTGGTGCCTACGAGATTCTTGTGTCTCGTTGCTCACTTGATAGTCACAATAATGATATTCTGGGTTCGG GATTATAATGTGAAAGCAAGTCTTGCATCTGGTTACACACAAGAAGAATACACTGCTAAGGACACAGA GCTCATCATTGGTTTATCAGTGGCTCTAggactttttgctttagaatttATAGGTTTCTTTGGAGGAATATCCATGTTCATGCATTCACAGGGTCTTATAT CAATCACTGCTCATGCGGCTGGTGCTGGTGCACTGACGTATTTCTTCTTTTGGAGATGGACAATTATCGATTTCTGGATGATTACTGCTTGGGCCAATGGACTTCCTGCCTTACTGGACTTGATTATTCTCATCAACAAGCGTTGTATTCGGAGGTTATGA